One genomic segment of [Phormidium] sp. ETS-05 includes these proteins:
- a CDS encoding GspE/PulE family protein produces the protein MTNSSISPKQALVTTSGKFSPFENKLIKAGYANPIQIGEANQQSRKEGKPFTEALESLVQKPIPPELLREYKLHQLFEIKILYGVEAFDPEIREVSLETLSELIDSVISIEMCRLHRLLPLEKSVGEPPSVLVGMVDPENITALDDLKRILQPKGWGLRRRALAPEDYRKLLDQYLEGKAEEEAQRKKKEEEKDKQVDLTVDIDAFANVDIGEAEAEGNDDMDINKSLQGAESAPIVKTVNQILAKALTDAVSDIHVEPQEEFLRVRMRKDGVLQEIYKLPKKIVNPLVARFKIIADLDIAERRNAQDGRIRRVFQGRTVDFRVNVVPSRFGEKICMRILDNSSTQLGLDSLITDQEALAKVREFASRPFGLILVTGPTGSGKSTSLYSVLAERNEVGVNISTAEDPIEYALPGITQCQVIRAKGLDFTALLRAFMRQDPDIILVGETRDKETAKTAIEAALTGHLVLTTLHTNDAAGAIARLDEMGVEPFMVAGSLIGISAQRLMRRVCGTCRQAYSPTPDELARYGLSASRESGATFYKANFIAPNDRKAADEAGSLCPKCRGLGYKGRVGVYEVLKNSDQISALITQRASTAMIKERAEEEGMVSLLPYSINLVREGHTTFEEVDRVTFTDTGLDAELKRRRKIGLTCKACGAGLQQEWMDCPYCLTPRFQE, from the coding sequence ATGACCAACTCGTCCATCTCACCAAAACAAGCTCTCGTTACCACCAGTGGCAAGTTTTCTCCTTTTGAAAATAAACTGATTAAAGCTGGTTATGCCAACCCTATACAAATAGGAGAAGCGAATCAGCAAAGCCGGAAGGAGGGCAAGCCATTTACTGAGGCGCTCGAAAGTCTGGTGCAAAAGCCGATCCCTCCAGAATTGCTGCGGGAATACAAGCTGCATCAGTTGTTTGAAATCAAAATCCTCTACGGCGTCGAGGCTTTCGACCCAGAGATAAGAGAAGTTTCTCTGGAGACGCTATCGGAACTGATAGACTCGGTTATCAGTATCGAAATGTGTCGTCTGCATCGTCTGCTACCTCTGGAAAAGAGTGTGGGGGAGCCGCCTTCGGTGTTGGTGGGGATGGTAGATCCGGAAAATATCACGGCTTTGGATGATTTAAAGCGGATTTTACAACCCAAGGGATGGGGGTTGCGGCGGCGAGCCCTAGCGCCGGAGGACTATCGCAAGCTGCTAGACCAATACCTGGAAGGTAAAGCCGAAGAGGAAGCACAGCGCAAGAAGAAAGAAGAAGAGAAAGACAAGCAGGTGGATTTGACTGTCGATATCGACGCTTTCGCTAATGTGGATATTGGGGAGGCGGAAGCTGAGGGCAATGACGATATGGACATCAATAAGTCCCTACAAGGGGCTGAATCGGCGCCGATCGTCAAAACGGTCAACCAAATCCTGGCCAAAGCATTGACGGACGCGGTATCGGACATCCACGTGGAACCCCAAGAAGAGTTTCTCCGGGTGCGGATGCGGAAAGATGGGGTACTCCAAGAAATCTACAAGTTGCCGAAAAAGATTGTTAATCCTTTGGTGGCGCGCTTCAAAATTATCGCAGATTTGGACATCGCCGAACGCCGGAATGCCCAAGATGGTCGCATCCGCCGGGTGTTTCAGGGGCGCACGGTGGATTTTCGGGTGAATGTGGTTCCTAGCCGCTTCGGTGAGAAAATCTGTATGCGGATTTTGGATAACTCTTCGACGCAGCTAGGTTTGGACTCGTTGATTACTGACCAGGAGGCGCTGGCGAAGGTGCGGGAGTTCGCCAGCCGTCCGTTTGGCCTGATTTTGGTGACGGGACCGACGGGTTCGGGTAAGTCAACATCTTTGTATTCGGTGTTGGCGGAACGCAATGAGGTGGGGGTAAATATCAGTACGGCGGAAGACCCCATCGAATATGCTCTACCGGGGATTACCCAGTGTCAGGTGATTCGGGCGAAGGGTCTGGATTTTACGGCCCTGCTGCGGGCGTTTATGCGTCAAGACCCGGATATTATTCTGGTGGGAGAAACGCGGGATAAGGAAACGGCGAAAACGGCGATCGAGGCGGCGCTCACGGGTCACTTGGTGCTGACTACTCTGCACACTAACGACGCGGCGGGGGCGATCGCTCGTCTGGATGAAATGGGCGTGGAGCCGTTCATGGTCGCCGGTTCTCTCATCGGTATTTCTGCCCAACGTTTAATGCGCCGAGTTTGTGGCACCTGTCGCCAAGCCTATAGCCCCACGCCGGACGAACTGGCCCGCTATGGTCTCTCTGCGTCTCGGGAATCAGGAGCCACGTTCTATAAAGCTAATTTCATCGCTCCGAACGATCGTAAAGCCGCAGATGAAGCTGGTTCCCTCTGTCCCAAGTGTCGCGGCTTAGGCTACAAAGGTCGCGTGGGCGTGTATGAAGTCCTGAAAAACAGTGATCAAATCTCCGCCCTCATTACCCAACGCGCTTCAACGGCCATGATTAAAGAACGCGCCGAGGAAGAGGGCATGGTGTCTCTGCTCCCGTACAGCATCAACCTGGTGCGGGAAGGTCACACTACCTTTGAAGAGGTCGATCGTGTCACCTTCACTGACACCGGTTTAGACGCGGAACTGAAGCGGCGGCGCAAAATTGGCCTCACCTGTAAGGCTTGTGGCGCCGGACTGCAGCAGGAATGGATGGACTGCCCTTACTGCTTGACCCCGCGTTTCCAAGAATGA
- the grpE gene encoding nucleotide exchange factor GrpE — translation MMEEEKDLENQNQPNATPPESSADSAAAAETDQAVEAGDRSGGKQPAADPVVGSRQPEEVAAEEMDFFDPLAIEGLIQANEQLKAQLEQAQAQFQAQFEDLKSQYARLGADFDNYRRRTEKEKEEMSLQAKAVTIKELLPVVDNFERARSQIKPQNDSEMNIHKSYQSVYKLLVDCLKRLGVAAMYPKGQEFDPNLHEAVMREATSEHPEGTVLEEFMRGYMLGDRILRHAMVKVATAPEPVITSEETQSESPQE, via the coding sequence ATGATGGAAGAGGAAAAGGACTTAGAGAACCAAAACCAACCAAATGCCACGCCACCGGAGTCCTCGGCTGACTCCGCTGCCGCTGCAGAAACAGACCAGGCCGTCGAAGCAGGCGATCGGTCTGGCGGCAAACAGCCCGCCGCCGATCCAGTTGTCGGCTCTAGGCAGCCAGAAGAAGTGGCAGCAGAGGAGATGGACTTTTTCGACCCCTTGGCCATAGAAGGGTTGATCCAAGCCAACGAGCAGCTCAAAGCTCAACTAGAACAGGCTCAAGCGCAGTTTCAAGCTCAGTTTGAAGACCTGAAAAGTCAATATGCACGGCTAGGGGCAGATTTTGACAATTACCGCCGCCGCACCGAGAAAGAAAAAGAAGAAATGAGCCTTCAGGCCAAGGCTGTCACCATCAAAGAACTGCTGCCAGTGGTGGACAATTTCGAGCGGGCACGTTCTCAGATTAAGCCCCAAAACGATTCAGAAATGAATATTCACAAAAGCTATCAAAGCGTCTATAAGCTGTTGGTAGATTGTCTGAAGCGTTTGGGGGTGGCGGCAATGTATCCCAAAGGCCAGGAGTTTGACCCAAACCTCCATGAAGCTGTGATGCGGGAAGCCACCAGCGAGCATCCCGAAGGAACTGTGCTTGAAGAATTCATGCGGGGCTATATGCTCGGCGATCGCATCCTGCGCCACGCGATGGTCAAAGTTGCCACCGCTCCCGAGCCCGTGATAACCTCAGAAGAAACTCAAAGCGAATCTCCCCAGGAATGA
- the dnaK gene encoding molecular chaperone DnaK, producing MGKVIGIDLGTTNSCLAFLEGGRPTVIPNSEGGRTTPSIVAFGKGGSRMVGQLAKRQAVTNAENTIYSIKRFIGRRWEDTEAERSRVPYTCIKGKDDTVDVEVRGTQYTPQEISAMILQKLKQEAEAYLGEEVTQAVITVPAYFTDAQRQATKDAGTIAGLEVLRIINEPTAAALSYGLDKQDQELKILVFDLGGGTFDVSVLQLGDGIFEVKATAGNNHLGGDDFDICLLNWMVEQFRISSGVDLSVDKMALQRIREAAEQAKIDLSSRDTTSINLPFISADETGPKNLEMELTRTQFEELVQHLVTATMEPVAQALKDSGLKKEQIDRIILVGGSTRIPAVQEAIKNYFDGKEPDRSVNPDEAVAVGAGIQGGVLGGEVPDVLLLDVTPLALGIETLGGVMTKIIDRNTTIPTSRFQIFSTAIDNQNSVEIHVLQGERAMAKDNKSLGKFTLTGIPPAPRGVPQIEVIFEIDANGILNVSAEDKSTGTAQSITITNTGGLTPEEIDKMRQEAETYSEADAAVQLLAEAKNEATTLFYNLEASIKEYAPLLSKELKLEIKEKAVALKGALADPNITISDLRQKISAMQETMFSMQMAVYSQQNPQTETQSSAPPDGTSPQGSQKPTSQSPKSAG from the coding sequence ATGGGAAAAGTTATCGGCATCGACCTGGGCACCACCAATAGCTGTCTCGCCTTCCTGGAAGGAGGAAGACCCACTGTCATCCCCAACTCCGAAGGGGGACGTACCACTCCCAGTATAGTCGCCTTTGGCAAGGGAGGCAGTCGGATGGTGGGTCAGCTCGCCAAGCGGCAAGCCGTCACTAACGCCGAAAATACGATATACAGCATCAAACGGTTTATCGGTCGTCGTTGGGAAGATACGGAAGCCGAACGCTCCCGCGTTCCCTATACCTGCATCAAAGGCAAAGATGATACGGTGGATGTGGAAGTGCGCGGCACCCAATACACTCCCCAGGAAATCTCGGCCATGATTTTGCAAAAGCTCAAGCAAGAAGCCGAAGCCTATCTGGGAGAAGAAGTCACCCAAGCGGTGATCACGGTCCCCGCCTACTTCACCGATGCCCAACGTCAAGCTACTAAAGATGCAGGCACGATTGCTGGTTTAGAAGTATTGCGCATCATCAACGAACCCACCGCCGCCGCTCTATCCTACGGTTTAGACAAGCAAGACCAAGAACTGAAAATCCTAGTTTTTGACTTGGGGGGTGGTACTTTTGATGTGTCGGTACTGCAGCTAGGAGATGGCATTTTTGAAGTCAAAGCCACCGCAGGCAACAACCACCTCGGCGGCGATGACTTCGATATTTGTCTTTTAAACTGGATGGTGGAACAATTCCGCATCAGCTCCGGAGTTGACCTATCCGTAGATAAAATGGCTCTGCAGCGGATTCGCGAAGCTGCAGAACAAGCGAAAATTGATTTGTCCAGCCGCGACACCACCAGCATTAACCTCCCATTCATCAGCGCTGACGAAACCGGGCCAAAAAATCTGGAGATGGAATTGACCCGCACTCAGTTTGAAGAACTGGTGCAGCATTTGGTCACAGCCACAATGGAGCCGGTGGCTCAAGCCTTAAAAGATTCCGGCTTGAAAAAAGAACAAATCGATCGGATTATTTTGGTCGGCGGCTCCACCCGCATCCCCGCCGTCCAAGAAGCCATCAAAAACTACTTTGACGGCAAAGAACCCGATCGATCGGTTAACCCCGATGAGGCAGTGGCTGTAGGCGCTGGCATTCAAGGGGGCGTCTTGGGCGGCGAAGTGCCAGACGTGCTGCTTTTGGACGTGACGCCTCTGGCTTTGGGCATCGAAACCCTTGGCGGCGTGATGACCAAAATCATCGATCGCAACACCACCATCCCCACCAGCCGCTTCCAAATCTTCTCCACGGCGATCGACAATCAAAACTCCGTGGAAATCCACGTCCTCCAAGGCGAGCGGGCAATGGCCAAGGACAATAAGAGTTTAGGGAAATTTACCCTCACCGGCATCCCACCAGCTCCCCGGGGTGTCCCCCAAATCGAGGTAATTTTTGAAATCGATGCTAATGGCATCCTTAATGTCTCCGCCGAAGACAAAAGCACCGGCACGGCTCAAAGCATTACCATTACTAACACCGGCGGCTTAACCCCCGAAGAAATCGACAAGATGCGCCAAGAGGCCGAAACCTACTCCGAAGCAGATGCCGCCGTGCAACTGCTCGCAGAAGCCAAAAATGAAGCGACCACCTTATTTTATAATTTAGAAGCCAGTATCAAAGAATATGCCCCACTGCTGAGCAAAGAGCTGAAGTTGGAAATCAAGGAAAAAGCAGTCGCCCTCAAAGGCGCCCTGGCTGACCCCAACATCACCATTTCCGACCTGCGCCAAAAAATATCGGCCATGCAGGAAACCATGTTTTCTATGCAAATGGCCGTTTACAGCCAGCAAAATCCCCAAACTGAAACCCAGTCCAGTGCGCCTCCCGATGGCACATCGCCACAGGGAAGCCAAAAACCAACCTCTCAGAGTCCGAAATCGGCGGGCTAA
- the dnaJ gene encoding molecular chaperone DnaJ: protein MARDYYEILGVSRDADKEEIKRAYRRLARKYHPDVNKEEGAEETFKEINRAYEVLSEPEIRARYDRFGEAGVSGAAGAGPGFGDMGDMGLGDIFESFFGGFGMQGQHRTRRSGPVRGDDLRLDLKLDFREAIFGGEKEIRISHQETCNTCGGSGAKPGTRPKACGTCSGTGQVRRATRTPFGSFTQVSTCPTCNGTGQIIEERCSDCGGNGQKQETKKLKINVPAGVDNGTRLRVSGEGDAGKNGGPAGDLYVYLFVNEDAEFQRENINILSDIKIGYLQAILGCRLEVNTVDGPFEITIEPGTQPNTVVRLENKGVPRLGNPVSRGDHLLTVMVEIPTKLTAKERELLEELAKIRGERTGKGGKDGIFGIFNK, encoded by the coding sequence ATGGCCCGCGACTACTATGAAATTCTTGGTGTCTCTCGCGACGCGGACAAAGAGGAGATTAAGCGCGCCTACCGCCGGTTAGCGCGCAAGTATCACCCAGATGTCAATAAAGAAGAAGGCGCGGAAGAAACCTTTAAAGAAATCAATCGCGCTTATGAAGTCCTCTCCGAGCCGGAAATTCGGGCTCGGTACGATCGCTTTGGTGAAGCTGGAGTCAGTGGCGCCGCTGGCGCTGGTCCCGGCTTCGGAGATATGGGCGATATGGGCTTGGGCGATATCTTTGAAAGCTTCTTCGGCGGCTTCGGAATGCAAGGCCAACACCGCACCAGACGCAGTGGGCCAGTGCGCGGTGATGACTTGCGCCTAGACCTAAAACTGGATTTCCGGGAAGCTATTTTCGGCGGCGAAAAAGAAATCCGCATCAGCCACCAGGAAACTTGCAATACCTGCGGCGGTAGCGGCGCCAAACCGGGCACCAGACCAAAAGCCTGCGGCACCTGTAGCGGTACTGGTCAGGTGCGCCGCGCCACTCGCACCCCCTTCGGTAGCTTTACCCAAGTATCCACTTGTCCCACCTGCAATGGCACGGGTCAAATAATCGAGGAACGGTGTTCCGATTGCGGCGGTAACGGTCAAAAACAAGAAACGAAAAAACTCAAAATCAACGTCCCTGCTGGGGTTGATAATGGCACTCGCCTGCGGGTATCTGGTGAAGGCGATGCCGGTAAGAACGGTGGCCCTGCTGGTGATTTGTACGTTTACTTGTTCGTCAACGAAGACGCCGAGTTTCAGCGTGAGAATATCAACATCCTCTCGGACATCAAAATCGGCTATCTCCAGGCAATTTTAGGCTGCCGTCTAGAAGTGAATACCGTGGATGGTCCTTTTGAAATCACCATCGAACCAGGAACCCAGCCCAATACTGTGGTCAGGTTGGAAAACAAGGGGGTGCCCCGGTTGGGCAATCCCGTCAGTCGCGGCGATCATCTGCTGACAGTGATGGTGGAAATTCCCACTAAGCTGACGGCAAAAGAGCGGGAGCTGTTGGAGGAATTGGCCAAAATCAGGGGCGAACGCACTGGTAAAGGCGGGAAAGATGGCATATTTGGAATATTTAATAAGTAA
- a CDS encoding sulfurtransferase TusA family protein: MIDSPTSTPDAQIDLRGTPCPINFVRTKLRLQQMAPGQLLEVWLDPGEPIEQVPDSLAMEGHTIETIEDMSGFFALKIRRGNPQA, encoded by the coding sequence ATGATCGATTCTCCTACATCCACTCCTGATGCCCAGATAGACTTGCGGGGCACTCCCTGCCCGATTAATTTCGTGCGGACGAAACTCCGGTTACAGCAAATGGCTCCCGGTCAGCTCCTAGAAGTGTGGCTCGATCCGGGAGAACCGATCGAGCAAGTGCCTGACAGTCTGGCAATGGAAGGTCACACCATTGAAACGATCGAGGATATGTCGGGCTTTTTCGCTCTGAAAATCAGACGCGGCAATCCACAAGCATGA